From Paenibacillus sp. V4I7, one genomic window encodes:
- a CDS encoding OmpL47-type beta-barrel domain-containing protein: MKGLTFRNAFKRILSIVISITFMATILPLSTGVAAAETTSIFTDYQPTINEVIDVSGFKHPGVGLTKDILENMRTQVLAQKEPWNTYFNQMLQSSTASKTVGSSNQGAEPAKPGIDAFNSQSFNQRFIQDGLKAYTQAILYYVTGDEAYRANAMRIIRIWSHMDPTKYAYFNDAHIHTGIPLNRMVTAAEILRYTSTQTAELEWTDQDTADFTTNLINPVIETFQHTNYRFMNQHLYPLIGAMSGYIFTGNSERYAEGVEWFTVNETAVDQGMNGSIKQLFRLVDTNIVTGEPVNPPVVQHVEMGRDQAHGAGDVTNMEILSRLLLAQGTKVDPVEGTISTAPNAVGPYEFLDNRILKAADFFGRYMIGYDTPWIPVAAHTDINGNPTIIYNHLAGGYRGRIGGNVYDLYYYYKYTAGINMEVEAPYFTEMFNMRHPFYWESPDAGGDYWLYIPQEAEAEGTQNIPTGITNPDLREIEDRYTKLDSNSATMQEGDTTFVQITGTEEGSRIVLVASGSSERTVAFKIRTNGVAKMDVFGDTVTLPDTKGQWRYISYAFNNFQGLGDLLYFNVKGAGTTVDIDHINVKAGVQLTPPVFTAGSEDLNLFTYVGSEATINFDFSATDAGAVNYQADHMPEGAVFNETTGAFSWSRAQAGTYSFVVSASDGTSVTTKDVTVVVANDRQSAVNAVIAPYDADTLYISATLDHYQDVHADVINVIASATDEVFYQKLFDLNSAVQGLEELTPLMNDGSVNYTNMFISSTMGNAVPNWLDGTNDSFVGFFTAQDRTHYMDFGPSYKISANAFELQVRASFPERIGGVAMFGSNDKENWTRLTPGLTTVTEDMQRLEVQAGLENQKFRFLKMQMIQPSSSMLEVGEFRIFGQRFETINKLESVSIGSDQSLKNRIVPGDTIKLSFKSTEQIQDVAATIQGQAATISTTDNLNWTATLVADPSVQAGTVKFKLNYKTAAGIDAAETIFSTDGSSLFISDQTGYVSNLLEIANLIDSSGRNPADLLATASNLFDSNLGTFTDFRLNGSGYGGYLTFDFKEGGEARLSKVEVIARQDGFSGRINGTVVQGSNDNVTWSTISNVAWNTTEWQTLTINSTDPYRYIRVTNGNNWFGNMAELRLYGDVQIKSKLDSVSIGSAQSIQKRIVPGNTVKVSFKSTEIINNVNVNIHGQAATVSTADNINWTAAAVMGSNTSPGQVAFSINYKTAAGIDGPEKTTTTDSSSLYIADETGLISNILAITTLSDSSGRTPADLLATAGNLFDGNAGTITDFRVNGSGYGGYITFDFKEGNLVTLSKAEVLARQDSTYTRINGTVVQGSNDNTNWTTISTTAGKTMDWQTLSISDTVTYRYIRIYNANQWFGNMAELRLYGAVQATNKIETASISSAQSIKTRIVPGNTVKLSFKAKEAINNVKVKMQGQDATVSSADNINWTAVATLNQGVAAGNVTFTVNYMTQSGVDGYPATSTTDSSKLYIVDESDLIRNVTSIANLIDATSGRTAATTLSIANNLFDSNLASVTDFRLGTNGSGGYITFDFKDGNQATLSSVEMIGRQESNLLGRIKNTVVQGSNDNTTWTDLTKAAVASADWQSFQVSSKVPYRYIRVWNWSNWFGNIADLRLHGVVKQADLTSPVTTDNASQGTTVSLNATDAGSGVAATYFQVDGGAQQTGNTVTLPTDGTHTLVYWSVDWAGNVEQQHTVVYIDKTAPVEAGLYADITVPTNKDVNVTIYYPLDAAVTEYKIGDNGEWTVYTAPVMVSENVTVYARSSDAAGNVSEVASYMVSNIYKTAPSDAIFTADMTDPTNGNVTLTISYPDNVVVKEYKVGDNGTWTAYASPVIVSDNDTVYAQSKDIAGNVSNVTSYTVSNIDRMPPADAELSADFTGPTNQDVTVTVTYPDDAAVKEYKVGDNGVWTAYGAPVVISENNTVYAKGTDAAGNVSNATPYVVGNIDRIAPADATLAVDTSAPTNQGVTVMITYPADAAVKEYKVGESGSWSAYTASVIVQDNDTVYARGTDAVGNASNVTSTIVSNIYKIAPITTATLSPATPNGKNSWYLADVTVSLSVYASVYGGAVTTEYQVNDGDWMVYTGSIPAFGEGAYKLGYRSMDEAGNLEQLKTIEFKVDKSAPVLSVQLDKTSIWPPNHKMITINAALTSSDDGSGVESVVLTSITSNQPDSGQGDILANFGTAATSFSVRAERGNIYTITYTATDKAGNKTVSTETVTVPHDQSGH; encoded by the coding sequence ATGAAAGGGCTTACTTTCAGGAATGCGTTTAAGCGCATTTTGTCTATCGTTATTTCCATTACTTTTATGGCCACGATCCTGCCTTTATCGACAGGAGTAGCTGCAGCGGAAACAACATCGATTTTTACGGATTATCAACCAACGATTAATGAAGTCATTGATGTAAGCGGTTTTAAACATCCCGGTGTCGGACTGACCAAGGATATTCTTGAAAATATGAGGACACAGGTTCTGGCGCAAAAAGAACCTTGGAATACTTATTTTAATCAAATGCTCCAATCTTCAACTGCTTCAAAGACTGTCGGATCAAGCAATCAAGGCGCTGAACCAGCGAAACCAGGCATTGATGCTTTTAATAGCCAGAGCTTTAATCAGAGATTTATACAAGACGGTTTGAAGGCTTATACCCAAGCTATTTTGTATTATGTAACGGGTGATGAGGCTTATCGGGCAAATGCGATGCGTATTATCCGAATTTGGTCGCATATGGATCCTACGAAATACGCGTATTTTAATGATGCGCATATTCACACGGGAATCCCGCTCAACCGGATGGTTACCGCTGCGGAAATCTTAAGGTATACAAGCACTCAAACAGCAGAACTGGAGTGGACAGATCAAGATACAGCAGATTTTACGACAAATCTGATCAATCCGGTAATCGAAACCTTCCAGCATACGAATTACCGCTTTATGAATCAGCATCTTTATCCGCTGATTGGAGCTATGTCAGGTTATATCTTTACTGGCAACAGTGAAAGGTATGCTGAGGGAGTAGAGTGGTTTACTGTTAACGAGACAGCTGTTGACCAAGGTATGAACGGATCTATTAAACAATTGTTCAGATTGGTAGATACCAATATCGTAACAGGAGAGCCGGTAAATCCTCCAGTCGTTCAGCATGTCGAAATGGGTAGGGATCAGGCGCATGGCGCCGGAGACGTAACCAATATGGAAATTTTATCGCGTTTATTGCTTGCCCAAGGAACAAAGGTAGATCCGGTGGAAGGGACTATTTCTACAGCGCCCAATGCTGTTGGCCCCTACGAATTTCTGGATAATCGAATCTTAAAGGCTGCCGACTTTTTTGGCCGGTACATGATTGGTTACGATACACCATGGATACCCGTTGCGGCACACACAGATATAAATGGAAATCCAACCATCATTTATAACCATCTGGCTGGCGGTTACAGGGGAAGAATTGGCGGTAATGTGTATGACCTTTACTATTACTATAAATATACGGCAGGAATAAATATGGAGGTAGAAGCTCCATACTTTACCGAGATGTTTAATATGAGACACCCTTTCTACTGGGAGTCGCCGGATGCAGGTGGCGATTATTGGCTGTATATCCCTCAAGAAGCCGAGGCTGAGGGTACACAGAATATTCCTACAGGTATAACAAATCCGGATTTGAGAGAAATAGAAGATCGATACACGAAGCTTGATAGTAACTCTGCTACAATGCAAGAGGGAGATACGACTTTCGTCCAGATTACGGGAACGGAAGAGGGAAGCAGAATTGTATTGGTTGCTTCCGGAAGCAGCGAGAGAACCGTTGCATTCAAGATTCGGACTAATGGCGTAGCGAAGATGGATGTGTTTGGCGATACCGTTACGCTGCCGGATACGAAGGGTCAATGGAGATATATCAGCTATGCGTTCAATAATTTCCAAGGGCTCGGCGATCTCCTTTATTTCAATGTAAAAGGAGCCGGCACTACGGTTGACATTGACCACATTAATGTAAAAGCTGGCGTACAGCTGACGCCTCCCGTATTTACAGCAGGAAGTGAAGACTTAAATTTATTTACCTATGTCGGGTCTGAGGCAACGATCAATTTCGATTTCTCTGCGACAGACGCTGGTGCAGTTAACTATCAGGCTGATCATATGCCTGAGGGCGCTGTGTTCAATGAGACCACTGGCGCATTTTCCTGGTCTCGGGCACAAGCAGGAACGTATTCCTTCGTCGTGAGTGCGTCAGACGGTACTTCGGTTACGACCAAGGACGTTACCGTTGTCGTAGCAAACGATCGGCAATCTGCAGTTAACGCAGTCATTGCACCTTATGATGCAGATACACTTTATATTTCTGCAACGCTTGATCATTATCAGGACGTGCATGCTGACGTTATAAATGTAATCGCAAGTGCAACGGATGAGGTTTTCTATCAGAAACTATTTGACTTGAACAGTGCAGTTCAAGGTCTTGAAGAATTGACGCCTTTGATGAATGACGGAAGCGTTAATTATACGAATATGTTTATCAGCTCAACCATGGGCAATGCCGTTCCCAACTGGTTGGATGGTACGAATGATAGCTTTGTAGGATTTTTTACAGCTCAAGATCGGACGCATTACATGGATTTCGGGCCAAGCTACAAAATATCGGCCAATGCCTTCGAGCTTCAGGTAAGAGCGAGCTTTCCGGAACGTATAGGCGGCGTTGCCATGTTCGGCTCCAATGATAAAGAAAATTGGACAAGATTAACCCCTGGCCTAACGACGGTTACGGAAGATATGCAGAGACTTGAGGTACAGGCCGGACTCGAAAATCAGAAATTCCGCTTCTTGAAAATGCAAATGATTCAACCGTCCAGCTCGATGCTGGAAGTGGGTGAGTTTAGAATCTTTGGCCAGCGTTTTGAGACAATAAACAAGCTGGAGTCCGTCTCCATCGGCTCGGACCAAAGCTTGAAAAATCGAATCGTTCCGGGCGATACGATCAAATTATCCTTCAAGTCAACCGAACAGATTCAAGATGTAGCAGCCACAATTCAAGGCCAAGCTGCAACGATTTCCACTACTGATAATCTGAACTGGACAGCAACGCTGGTTGCAGATCCAAGCGTGCAAGCAGGTACAGTCAAATTTAAGCTCAATTACAAAACGGCAGCGGGAATAGATGCGGCAGAAACTATCTTTTCAACGGATGGCTCATCTTTATTTATTTCTGATCAGACAGGTTATGTTTCCAATCTGCTTGAGATCGCCAATCTCATTGATTCCAGCGGCAGAAATCCGGCAGATCTTTTGGCAACGGCGAGCAATCTGTTTGATAGCAATTTAGGAACGTTTACTGATTTCCGTCTAAATGGCAGCGGCTATGGAGGATACCTTACCTTCGACTTTAAAGAAGGCGGCGAGGCCAGACTTTCGAAGGTGGAAGTGATTGCAAGGCAAGATGGTTTTTCTGGCAGAATTAATGGCACAGTGGTGCAAGGCTCCAACGACAATGTGACATGGTCAACCATCTCCAACGTAGCATGGAATACAACGGAATGGCAGACGCTAACAATTAACAGTACAGATCCATATCGTTATATCCGTGTAACAAATGGAAACAACTGGTTTGGGAATATGGCTGAATTACGCTTGTATGGCGATGTTCAAATCAAGTCCAAGCTTGATTCGGTTTCCATAGGCTCAGCACAAAGCATCCAAAAACGAATTGTTCCGGGCAACACAGTCAAAGTGTCCTTCAAGTCAACGGAAATAATTAATAATGTCAATGTCAATATTCATGGACAAGCTGCAACGGTGTCCACGGCTGACAATATCAACTGGACAGCAGCGGCCGTTATGGGCAGCAACACAAGTCCGGGTCAAGTAGCCTTCAGTATCAATTACAAAACGGCAGCCGGAATCGACGGGCCGGAAAAAACCACGACAACTGACAGCTCATCGCTATATATTGCCGACGAGACCGGGTTGATTAGCAATATACTTGCCATCACCACGTTAAGTGATTCCAGCGGAAGAACTCCGGCAGATCTTTTGGCAACGGCAGGTAATTTATTTGACGGAAATGCCGGTACAATTACCGATTTCCGTGTAAATGGCAGCGGCTATGGCGGATACATTACGTTCGATTTTAAAGAAGGCAATCTCGTCACGCTGTCGAAGGCAGAGGTGCTTGCAAGGCAAGATAGCACTTATACCCGAATCAACGGTACGGTGGTACAAGGCTCCAACGATAACACGAACTGGACGACCATTTCCACGACAGCTGGAAAGACGATGGATTGGCAAACCTTAAGTATTAGCGATACTGTAACCTATCGTTATATCCGCATTTACAATGCGAACCAATGGTTTGGCAATATGGCAGAATTACGGTTGTATGGCGCAGTTCAAGCCACGAACAAAATTGAGACGGCTTCGATCAGCTCGGCTCAGAGCATCAAGACGAGGATTGTGCCAGGCAACACGGTAAAACTGTCCTTCAAAGCAAAAGAAGCGATCAATAACGTCAAGGTCAAGATGCAAGGTCAGGATGCAACGGTTAGTTCTGCCGATAACATCAACTGGACAGCAGTGGCGACCTTAAATCAAGGTGTAGCAGCAGGAAACGTAACGTTCACTGTTAATTACATGACGCAAAGTGGAGTGGATGGATACCCGGCAACATCTACAACAGATAGCTCCAAGCTGTATATTGTCGATGAGTCGGATTTGATTCGTAATGTGACAAGCATCGCCAATCTCATTGATGCTACTTCAGGAAGAACTGCAGCAACAACCTTGTCAATAGCGAATAATCTGTTTGACAGCAATTTAGCTTCGGTAACTGATTTCCGTTTGGGTACCAATGGATCGGGAGGCTATATTACCTTTGACTTTAAGGATGGCAATCAAGCTACGCTTTCGAGTGTAGAGATGATTGGAAGACAAGAAAGTAATTTGCTTGGCAGAATTAAGAATACCGTAGTCCAAGGCTCCAACGATAATACGACCTGGACGGATCTCACAAAAGCAGCTGTAGCTTCTGCGGATTGGCAAAGCTTCCAGGTCAGCAGCAAAGTACCGTACCGGTATATCCGCGTTTGGAATTGGAGTAACTGGTTTGGAAATATCGCTGATTTGAGACTGCATGGCGTAGTGAAACAGGCAGACCTGACGTCTCCGGTGACAACAGATAATGCATCGCAGGGAACGACGGTAAGCCTCAATGCCACTGATGCAGGTTCTGGTGTTGCGGCAACCTACTTCCAAGTAGACGGCGGCGCGCAGCAAACCGGGAACACGGTTACATTACCCACCGATGGAACGCATACGTTAGTGTATTGGAGCGTAGACTGGGCAGGCAATGTGGAGCAGCAGCATACGGTCGTCTACATCGATAAGACTGCACCTGTTGAGGCCGGTTTGTATGCAGATATTACAGTGCCGACCAACAAAGATGTTAATGTAACGATCTACTATCCGCTTGACGCTGCGGTGACAGAGTACAAAATTGGCGATAACGGCGAATGGACCGTGTACACTGCTCCTGTAATGGTTTCCGAAAACGTAACGGTGTATGCAAGAAGTTCGGATGCTGCAGGCAATGTTTCGGAGGTGGCGAGCTACATGGTAAGCAACATTTACAAGACAGCACCTTCGGACGCAATCTTCACAGCTGACATGACAGATCCGACCAACGGCAATGTCACTTTGACGATCAGCTACCCGGATAACGTGGTGGTCAAGGAGTATAAAGTAGGAGATAACGGCACATGGACAGCGTATGCTTCACCTGTGATCGTATCCGACAATGATACCGTCTATGCACAGAGCAAGGACATTGCGGGCAATGTATCGAATGTGACCAGCTATACCGTCAGCAATATCGACAGGATGCCGCCTGCGGACGCCGAATTGTCGGCCGACTTTACAGGGCCGACTAACCAGGATGTCACTGTAACGGTTACCTATCCGGACGATGCTGCGGTGAAGGAGTATAAGGTAGGCGATAACGGCGTTTGGACCGCGTACGGCGCGCCTGTGGTTATCTCCGAAAACAACACGGTGTATGCAAAAGGTACGGATGCTGCGGGCAACGTCTCGAACGCCACCCCATATGTGGTTGGCAACATCGACCGTATTGCACCGGCTGATGCAACCTTGGCCGTAGATACCTCAGCTCCGACCAATCAAGGTGTCACCGTAATGATCACCTATCCGGCCGATGCGGCGGTGAAGGAGTATAAAGTGGGCGAAAGCGGCTCGTGGAGTGCTTATACGGCATCCGTTATTGTCCAGGATAATGACACCGTATATGCAAGAGGAACGGATGCTGTAGGCAATGCATCGAATGTAACCAGCACTATTGTAAGCAACATTTATAAGATTGCTCCTATTACCACCGCAACGTTAAGCCCTGCTACGCCAAACGGCAAGAATAGCTGGTACTTGGCGGATGTTACCGTTAGCTTATCGGTATATGCCAGTGTATATGGAGGAGCTGTAACAACGGAGTACCAGGTTAATGACGGTGACTGGATGGTATACACCGGATCTATTCCTGCCTTTGGCGAAGGAGCTTATAAGCTGGGTTACCGCAGTATGGATGAAGCCGGCAACTTAGAACAACTCAAAACGATTGAGTTCAAAGTGGACAAGTCAGCTCCTGTATTATCTGTTCAGTTGGACAAAACGTCGATTTGGCCGCCGAATCATAAGATGATAACTATCAATGCCGCTCTGACTTCGAGTGACGATGGTTCAGGCGTTGAATCTGTGGTGTTGACCTCCATCACGAGCAATCAGCCGGATAGTGGACAAGGCGACATTCTAGCCAATTTCGGTACAGCCGCCACTTCATTCAGCGTGCGTGCGGAAAGAGGAAATATCTACACCATCACGTACACGGCTACTGATAAAGCGGGCAACAAAACGGTTTCAACTGAAACCGTCACCGTGCCTCACGATCAATCCGGCCATTAA